One genomic segment of Actinoplanes ianthinogenes includes these proteins:
- a CDS encoding glycosyltransferase family 39 protein, producing the protein MTETLTPRGEIGRRPMAWVPVGLIAVAATLLLLATAGRYGYHRDELYFRMLGDHPAWGYVDQPPFTPLLDRLAIELLGDSVWAIRVPGALMIGLAAVLAAALAREVGGGAGAQSLAASVVFGTFPLSAAHVGSTAAPDLLVWLGVLLFAVRALLHDRPRAWLGAGLVAGLGLYNKHLVVLLLLCLAGGLLLVGPRRVLRSPWLWAGVAVALLVGLPNLIYQVVNDFPQAEMARALAEDKGDESRVLLLPFQFALLSLPPVWIAGIVALLRDPAWRPIRALPVAYLLMLVLLLLIAGQPYYPLGLLAALYAIGAVPTVRWLAGRRARLGWLVAGVVIFSVVGIGMSLPVIPEDRLAGSIAAEANQTVSDQVGWPDYVAQVAAVFRALPAGEQARAVLFTSNYGEAGALDRFGRPLGLPEVYSGHNELHHYGPPPDDKTVVLAVLQAGPARVAEMFGTCTEHGALRNAAGVENEETEDAHIYVCHPTEPWHTLWPSLQHYS; encoded by the coding sequence GTGACCGAGACGCTGACGCCGCGTGGGGAGATCGGCCGCAGGCCGATGGCCTGGGTGCCGGTCGGCCTGATCGCCGTGGCCGCGACCCTGCTGCTCCTGGCCACCGCCGGGCGTTATGGCTATCACCGCGACGAGCTCTACTTCCGGATGCTCGGCGACCACCCCGCCTGGGGTTATGTCGACCAGCCACCGTTCACCCCGCTGCTCGACCGGCTGGCGATCGAGCTCCTCGGTGACTCGGTGTGGGCGATCCGGGTGCCCGGTGCCCTGATGATCGGCCTGGCCGCGGTGCTCGCCGCGGCGCTCGCGCGCGAGGTCGGCGGCGGCGCGGGGGCCCAGTCGCTGGCCGCCTCGGTGGTCTTCGGCACGTTTCCGCTCAGCGCCGCCCACGTCGGCTCGACGGCCGCGCCCGACCTGCTGGTCTGGCTCGGGGTGCTGCTCTTCGCGGTGCGCGCGCTGTTGCACGACCGGCCCCGGGCCTGGCTCGGGGCGGGCCTGGTCGCCGGGCTCGGGCTCTACAACAAGCACCTGGTCGTGCTGCTCCTGCTGTGCCTGGCCGGTGGCCTGCTGCTGGTCGGGCCGCGCCGGGTGCTGCGTTCGCCGTGGCTCTGGGCCGGCGTCGCGGTCGCGCTGCTCGTCGGCCTGCCCAACCTGATCTATCAGGTGGTCAACGACTTCCCGCAGGCGGAGATGGCCCGGGCGCTGGCCGAGGACAAGGGCGACGAGTCCCGGGTGTTGCTGCTGCCGTTCCAGTTCGCGCTCCTCAGCCTCCCTCCGGTGTGGATCGCCGGGATCGTCGCCCTGCTGCGCGACCCGGCCTGGCGACCGATCCGCGCCCTCCCGGTGGCCTATCTGTTGATGCTGGTCCTGCTGCTGCTCATCGCCGGCCAGCCGTATTACCCACTGGGTCTGCTCGCCGCGCTCTACGCCATCGGCGCGGTGCCGACCGTGCGCTGGCTGGCCGGCCGGCGGGCCCGGCTGGGCTGGCTGGTCGCCGGAGTGGTGATCTTCAGCGTGGTGGGGATCGGCATGTCGCTGCCGGTGATCCCGGAGGACCGGTTGGCGGGCTCGATCGCGGCCGAGGCCAACCAGACGGTGTCCGACCAGGTCGGGTGGCCGGACTATGTCGCGCAGGTCGCCGCGGTCTTTCGCGCGTTGCCCGCCGGCGAGCAGGCCCGGGCAGTTCTGTTCACGAGCAACTACGGGGAGGCCGGGGCGCTGGACCGGTTCGGCCGGCCGCTCGGCCTGCCCGAGGTCTACAGCGGACACAATGAGCTGCACCATTACGGACCGCCGCCGGACGACAAGACCGTGGTGCTGGCGGTGCTGCAGGCGGGACCGGCCCGGGTCGCCGAGATGTTCGGCACCTGCACCGAGCACGGCGCCCTGCGCAATGCGGCGGGTGTGGAGAACGAGGAGACGGAGGACGCCCACATCTACGTCTGTCATCCGACCGAGCCGTGGCACACCCTGTGGCCATCTCTCCAGCACTATTCCTGA
- a CDS encoding MOSC domain-containing protein — MGQIAGIWRYPVKSARGETLAEAEVEDGGLAGDRTWACVDDQDATIGSAKHPRRWGALLQVRASGDPAIVEVGGARYEAGSAEADKALGEHLGRPVRLTRTAPAEPRIHRLLPEEAGMVPDWLADLRPGQERVEEAGGHARTGRFVDFGAVHLVTTGALAALAEKAGHPVPAERFRPNLLIDADADPDPGTEVAIGDVLLRVLFRTPRCVIPSLPQAGLPTDPVVLRTLARHYRIDVFGNGKGACFGVYADVVRPGRLTLGAPVTPT; from the coding sequence ATGGGACAGATAGCGGGGATCTGGCGTTATCCGGTGAAGAGCGCCCGCGGAGAAACCCTCGCCGAGGCCGAGGTCGAGGACGGCGGACTGGCCGGAGACCGGACGTGGGCGTGCGTCGACGACCAGGACGCGACGATCGGAAGCGCCAAGCACCCGCGCCGCTGGGGCGCTCTGCTCCAGGTCAGGGCGTCCGGGGATCCCGCGATCGTCGAGGTCGGCGGCGCGCGCTACGAGGCCGGCAGCGCGGAGGCGGACAAGGCGCTCGGCGAGCACCTCGGCCGCCCGGTCCGGCTGACCCGGACCGCCCCCGCCGAGCCCCGGATCCACCGGCTGCTGCCGGAGGAGGCCGGGATGGTGCCGGACTGGCTCGCCGACCTGCGGCCGGGGCAGGAGCGCGTCGAGGAAGCCGGCGGCCACGCGCGGACCGGCCGGTTCGTCGACTTCGGGGCGGTGCACCTGGTCACCACCGGCGCGCTGGCCGCACTGGCGGAGAAGGCCGGCCATCCGGTACCGGCCGAACGCTTCCGCCCCAACCTGCTGATCGACGCCGACGCCGACCCGGACCCCGGAACCGAGGTGGCGATCGGTGACGTGCTCCTCCGGGTCCTGTTCCGAACCCCGCGCTGCGTGATCCCCAGCCTCCCCCAGGCCGGACTGCCCACGGACCCCGTCGTGCTCCGGACACTCGCCCGCCACTACCGGATCGACGTGTTCGGAAACGGTAAGGGCGCCTGCTTCGGCGTCTACGCCGACGTGGTCCGCCCCGGCCGGCTGACGCTCGGGGCCCCGGTCACCCCGACGTAG
- a CDS encoding SRPBCC family protein: protein MEFAHEFTVAAPAARVYAHLMDPRNYIGLSPLVVEVRDIRPAGSVVSYVAVERFTFGPFHWNNPIRVTMTGEVPGQAIVSAVRSPGFVTLTSRVTLIPEVGGTTVRESIALTAPAPLRRFVLGQARSVQLHRAAELTRRMATA, encoded by the coding sequence ATGGAGTTCGCCCACGAGTTCACGGTCGCGGCGCCCGCCGCGCGGGTCTACGCGCACCTGATGGATCCGCGCAACTACATCGGCCTGTCCCCGCTGGTGGTCGAGGTCCGCGACATCCGGCCGGCCGGCTCCGTGGTCTCGTACGTGGCGGTCGAACGCTTCACCTTCGGCCCGTTCCACTGGAACAACCCGATCCGCGTCACGATGACTGGTGAGGTCCCCGGCCAGGCGATTGTCAGCGCGGTCCGCAGCCCCGGTTTCGTCACGCTGACCTCCCGCGTCACCCTCATCCCGGAGGTGGGCGGCACCACGGTCCGGGAGTCGATCGCGCTCACCGCGCCGGCCCCGCTCCGACGGTTCGTCCTGGGTCAGGCCCGCTCCGTCCAACTCCATCGAGCCGCCGAACTGACCCGCCGCATGGCCACCGCCTGA
- a CDS encoding NACHT and WD repeat domain-containing protein, with translation MPEPDVTPPPAERARAGVRAWVRESGRRTKQRIRGASPYAILAFLTASAVAPVAGAGLGASAGFAVALAQLGGLGSNFLADALAGTAQRMRGAGPITEQQWRDAVAADLLPLLDAGDEQSRQLRAEVSAVLHEIDAVATALTEAATADDELRRQLEQVFEELGSDVGELHWMLIDVRRSIDDLRQQFAGQSLLLNQQLEQVRRQLLAVTGEPPPATRAVASSVPPYPGLASFEPADAPLFRGRETQIAELLARLSEQIVGAPPLVVTGVSGAGKSSLLRAGLLPAIGTGRLGEAASGWPWILLTPGPTPLRTLIQQITTLLSTDPAAPSVDLVPRGGGEPGKTDPDGPGEDGDSGSGDGGGGSDEIRVGGWVGSGENREATLDELIEAVRREPQQMGVLAGRAAARGRRPVIVVDQFEELFTQGADPAEQLAFAAALTAAAPALVVIAVRSDFYPACVELPPLAELLAAGHVVLGPLDAAAVRRAVVEPAEQSGLTVDPGLPELMLRDLSDGDSYEPGTLPLLAHALRATWERREGDRLTVEAYRATGGIRHAVAETAERIYLELDPDDRSALRAELLSLVTVTGNGTVVRRRGERGAAGSRVLDRLVAERLVTAGTDTVEISHEALLTGWPRLAGWVAEARADLELRQRVIEAAADWERSGRDPDLLLRGARLLAARERLADANSLPEPALAFVASGVEATEAAEAARRRATGRLRRLAAGLGVALLLAVGGGLLALDKQQVAADKEREAQAARQDAASRQAAAESVNALDRDEITAVRRALDGWQEAHTAQARGALLSAQMFNSLGTLGTEAGGWSAAVSPDGTRIAIGYGGGVIRLWDAATFTPIGEPLVTPAEKARESVVSVAFSPDGRFLLSSAFAVNSLQIWDTTSGAVVHTLPGGAAATWVPGTSTVVATRTDTGGSGFQLGLWDAGTGRLTRSIPVGDYFAYDLAISRDGKYAAIAKNPGRSARVFRLSDGRPVTTIPDAVQVAFAPDGTLVGMNWFGQLAQSAIPSGKQLRTLVADENMPGYSRFAVTADGMVVANNGSRSVAMFSLADGTKTIQDTGVGVSPVVATSPDGRLVVVTGQDAPTAVFRRATTWLPHHGVVFDSSFSPDGRHVAAGTEGGRIRIWDVASRDLTAEVGTGGNPVQVAFTSGGLLVDATVKPGLEIRDAATGRLRETVPLAGTPTDLAVSPDGSLVAVATGRTPAEVFQTGVDPKSREQILVYDLVRREVRTRLRPEGMPYTVAFTPDGDSLLATTTTADDTTKIFSSDLRTWRTTDFTPISSHRLGNHQATDLAVAPADGSIAVAGTDGYVEFLSPDGAQPRWQTPRQVQQIDTIAFAPDGRTLASSEFDGRIHLWDTIGRAEVATLNGHRSRIASLSFAPGGGLLASSELDGAFGLWQLNPAEVVPEMCRIAIIAGRNEGSEPSPLCR, from the coding sequence GTGCCCGAGCCCGATGTCACCCCGCCACCCGCCGAGCGTGCCCGCGCCGGCGTGCGAGCCTGGGTGCGCGAGTCCGGCCGCCGCACCAAGCAGCGGATCCGCGGCGCCAGTCCCTATGCGATTCTGGCCTTCCTGACCGCCTCCGCGGTCGCCCCGGTGGCCGGGGCCGGGCTCGGCGCCTCGGCCGGGTTCGCGGTGGCGCTGGCCCAGCTCGGCGGCCTGGGCAGCAACTTCCTGGCCGACGCCCTGGCCGGCACGGCCCAGCGGATGCGCGGCGCCGGCCCGATCACCGAGCAGCAGTGGCGGGACGCCGTCGCCGCCGACCTGCTGCCGCTGCTCGACGCCGGTGACGAGCAGAGCCGGCAGTTGCGGGCCGAGGTCTCCGCGGTGCTGCACGAGATCGACGCGGTGGCCACCGCGCTGACCGAGGCGGCCACCGCCGACGACGAGTTGCGCCGGCAGCTGGAGCAGGTCTTCGAGGAGCTGGGCAGCGACGTCGGCGAGCTGCACTGGATGCTCATCGACGTCCGCCGCTCGATCGATGACCTGCGCCAGCAGTTCGCCGGCCAGAGCCTGCTGCTCAACCAGCAGCTCGAACAGGTGCGCCGCCAACTGCTCGCGGTCACCGGCGAGCCACCACCGGCGACCCGGGCGGTGGCCTCCTCGGTCCCGCCCTACCCCGGTCTGGCCAGCTTCGAGCCGGCCGACGCACCGCTGTTCCGGGGCCGCGAGACACAAATCGCCGAGTTGCTGGCCCGGCTCAGTGAGCAGATCGTGGGCGCGCCGCCCCTGGTCGTCACCGGCGTCTCCGGCGCCGGCAAGTCGTCCCTGCTGCGGGCCGGCCTGCTCCCGGCGATCGGGACCGGCCGATTGGGCGAGGCCGCGTCCGGGTGGCCCTGGATCCTGCTGACTCCGGGCCCCACTCCCCTGCGCACCCTGATCCAGCAGATCACCACCCTGCTCAGCACCGATCCGGCCGCGCCCAGCGTCGACCTCGTGCCGCGGGGCGGAGGCGAGCCGGGCAAGACCGACCCGGATGGGCCGGGCGAGGACGGTGACAGCGGGTCGGGTGACGGCGGTGGCGGGTCGGACGAGATCCGCGTTGGCGGGTGGGTCGGGTCCGGGGAGAACAGGGAGGCGACGCTCGACGAGCTGATCGAGGCGGTGCGGCGGGAGCCTCAGCAGATGGGCGTGCTCGCCGGGCGGGCGGCGGCCCGGGGGCGGCGGCCGGTGATCGTGGTGGATCAGTTCGAGGAGCTGTTCACCCAGGGCGCCGACCCGGCTGAGCAGCTCGCCTTCGCGGCGGCGCTGACCGCTGCGGCGCCCGCGCTCGTGGTCATCGCGGTGCGGTCCGACTTCTATCCAGCCTGTGTGGAGTTGCCGCCGCTGGCCGAGCTGCTGGCCGCGGGGCACGTGGTGCTCGGGCCCCTGGACGCCGCGGCGGTGCGCCGGGCCGTGGTCGAGCCGGCCGAGCAGTCCGGCCTGACCGTCGACCCGGGCCTGCCCGAGCTGATGCTGCGCGATCTCAGCGACGGCGACAGCTACGAGCCGGGCACCCTGCCGCTGCTGGCGCACGCGTTGCGGGCCACCTGGGAGCGGCGCGAGGGCGACCGGCTCACCGTCGAGGCCTACCGGGCCACCGGCGGGATCCGGCACGCGGTCGCGGAGACCGCCGAGCGGATCTACCTGGAGCTCGACCCGGACGACCGGTCGGCGCTGCGAGCCGAGCTTCTCTCCCTGGTCACGGTGACCGGCAACGGCACGGTCGTCCGGCGGCGCGGCGAGCGCGGCGCGGCCGGCTCCCGGGTGCTCGACCGCCTGGTCGCCGAGCGGCTGGTCACCGCCGGGACGGACACCGTGGAGATCAGCCACGAGGCGCTGCTCACCGGATGGCCGCGGCTGGCCGGCTGGGTCGCCGAGGCCCGCGCCGACCTGGAGCTGCGGCAGCGGGTGATCGAGGCCGCGGCGGACTGGGAACGCTCCGGCCGCGACCCGGACCTGTTGCTGCGCGGCGCCCGCCTGCTCGCCGCCCGCGAACGCCTCGCCGACGCGAACTCCCTGCCCGAGCCGGCCCTGGCCTTCGTGGCCTCCGGAGTCGAGGCCACCGAGGCCGCCGAGGCGGCGCGGCGCCGGGCCACCGGACGGCTGCGGAGACTCGCCGCCGGGCTCGGGGTGGCGCTCCTGCTGGCCGTCGGGGGCGGTCTGCTGGCGCTCGACAAGCAGCAGGTCGCCGCGGACAAGGAGCGGGAGGCACAGGCCGCCCGGCAGGATGCCGCCTCCCGGCAGGCCGCCGCCGAGTCGGTGAACGCGCTGGACCGGGACGAGATCACCGCGGTGCGGCGGGCACTTGACGGGTGGCAGGAGGCACATACCGCGCAGGCCCGCGGAGCGTTGCTCTCCGCGCAGATGTTCAACTCGCTCGGCACGCTGGGCACCGAAGCGGGCGGTTGGTCGGCGGCGGTCAGCCCGGACGGCACCCGGATCGCGATCGGTTACGGCGGCGGGGTGATCCGGCTCTGGGACGCCGCCACGTTCACGCCGATCGGCGAGCCACTGGTGACGCCCGCGGAGAAGGCCCGGGAAAGTGTGGTCTCCGTGGCGTTCTCGCCGGACGGCCGGTTCCTGCTCTCCAGCGCGTTCGCGGTGAACAGTCTGCAGATCTGGGACACCACCTCCGGCGCCGTCGTCCACACCCTCCCGGGTGGTGCGGCAGCCACCTGGGTGCCGGGCACCAGCACCGTCGTGGCCACCCGCACCGACACCGGCGGCTCCGGATTCCAACTCGGCCTGTGGGACGCCGGGACCGGCCGGCTGACGCGGTCGATCCCGGTCGGCGACTACTTCGCCTACGACTTGGCGATCAGCCGGGACGGGAAATACGCCGCGATCGCGAAGAATCCCGGGCGCAGCGCGCGGGTCTTCCGGCTGAGCGACGGGCGGCCGGTGACCACCATCCCCGACGCGGTCCAGGTCGCGTTCGCGCCGGACGGGACCCTGGTCGGGATGAACTGGTTCGGGCAGCTCGCTCAGTCGGCGATCCCGTCCGGGAAACAGCTCAGGACGCTCGTGGCGGATGAGAACATGCCCGGATACAGCCGGTTCGCCGTCACCGCCGACGGGATGGTGGTCGCGAACAACGGATCCCGGAGCGTCGCCATGTTCTCCCTGGCCGATGGCACCAAGACGATCCAGGACACCGGGGTCGGCGTCTCCCCGGTTGTCGCCACCTCGCCGGACGGCAGGCTGGTCGTCGTCACCGGTCAGGACGCCCCGACCGCGGTGTTCCGCCGGGCCACGACCTGGCTCCCGCATCACGGCGTGGTGTTCGACAGCAGTTTCTCGCCGGACGGGCGGCACGTGGCGGCCGGCACCGAGGGCGGGCGGATACGCATCTGGGATGTGGCCTCCCGCGACTTGACCGCCGAGGTCGGGACCGGCGGAAACCCGGTTCAGGTCGCGTTCACCTCCGGTGGCCTGCTGGTGGACGCCACCGTGAAGCCCGGGCTGGAGATCCGGGACGCGGCGACCGGCCGGCTCAGGGAGACCGTGCCGCTGGCCGGCACGCCGACGGACCTCGCCGTCTCGCCGGACGGCTCCCTGGTGGCGGTGGCAACCGGCCGGACCCCCGCGGAGGTCTTCCAGACCGGGGTCGATCCGAAGTCCCGGGAACAGATCCTGGTCTACGACCTGGTCCGCCGCGAGGTGCGCACCCGGTTGCGGCCGGAGGGGATGCCCTACACGGTGGCGTTCACCCCGGACGGCGATTCCCTGCTCGCGACGACGACCACTGCCGACGACACCACCAAGATCTTCTCCTCGGACCTGCGGACCTGGCGGACCACCGACTTCACCCCGATCAGCAGCCATCGCCTCGGCAACCATCAGGCCACCGATCTCGCGGTCGCCCCGGCCGACGGTTCGATCGCGGTGGCCGGAACGGATGGGTACGTCGAGTTCCTCAGCCCGGACGGAGCACAGCCACGCTGGCAGACGCCCCGGCAGGTGCAGCAGATCGACACCATCGCGTTCGCGCCGGACGGCCGGACGCTGGCCTCGAGCGAATTCGACGGCCGCATTCATCTCTGGGACACGATCGGCAGGGCGGAGGTCGCCACTCTGAATGGGCACCGTAGCCGGATCGCTTCGCTGAGCTTCGCACCGGGCGGCGGGCTGCTGGCGAGCTCTGAGCTCGACGGGGCGTTCGGGTTGTGGCAGCTGAATCCGGCCGAGGTCGTACCGGAGATGTGCCGGATCGCGATCATCGCGGGCCGCAACGAAGGGAGCGAACCGTCGCCCCTCTGCCGCTGA
- a CDS encoding 4'-phosphopantetheinyl transferase family protein, which produces MLDQLLPHPVRVAVAYSDDPDEACYPGEEALVASTAPGRRREILTARRCAREALLALGHAPTPILRGPRREPIWPSGVAGSITHCAGFRAAAVSHISEVASVGIDAEPHAPLPPRVLGAVTTPDDRDLLARLAVSHPETCWDRLLFSAKESIYKAWYPLTGRWLGFEDASLDIDPATGTFVGRILLPDTPIPHLSGRFLVERDLILTAVCR; this is translated from the coding sequence GTGCTCGATCAACTGCTGCCGCACCCGGTGCGCGTCGCCGTCGCCTACTCCGACGATCCGGACGAGGCGTGTTACCCCGGCGAGGAAGCCCTGGTCGCCAGCACCGCTCCGGGCCGCCGCCGGGAGATCCTCACCGCCCGCCGCTGCGCCCGCGAAGCGCTCCTGGCACTCGGCCACGCGCCCACCCCTATCCTCCGCGGCCCACGCCGTGAGCCGATCTGGCCATCCGGCGTCGCCGGCAGCATCACCCACTGCGCGGGCTTCCGCGCGGCGGCGGTGTCGCACATCAGCGAGGTCGCGAGCGTAGGCATCGACGCCGAACCGCACGCCCCGCTGCCCCCACGGGTCCTCGGCGCCGTGACCACCCCGGACGACCGCGACCTGCTGGCTCGGCTCGCCGTCAGCCATCCGGAGACCTGCTGGGATCGCCTGCTGTTCAGCGCCAAGGAGTCGATCTACAAAGCGTGGTACCCCCTGACCGGCCGCTGGCTCGGCTTCGAGGACGCCTCCCTCGACATCGACCCGGCCACCGGCACCTTCGTCGGCCGGATCCTGCTGCCCGACACCCCGATCCCGCACCTCTCCGGCCGCTTCCTGGTGGAGCGCGACCTCATCCTCACCGCCGTCTGCCGCTGA
- a CDS encoding LLM class flavin-dependent oxidoreductase, whose translation MTERAFRFGVIAGQARTGAEWTATARRAEELGYDILLIPDTLFTLSPFAALAAAAAATSSLRVGTYVLNTANRTPAHVAWETRSLQTISDGRFELGVGGGRPNGQADTAALGGMWGTPADRLARTADVIAAARDLPIPPEVLVAASKPGMMRLAAEQADTVTFGLPPATTPTELFRAADAFRSMANRADQVELLVGVTAFAPTIFALPDWLSRQVGGDPQEMAASGAATFLIGDADHAAEELRRRRAEGGFSYFAVNGMFMEDFAPVLQRLRATDSVTA comes from the coding sequence ATGACTGAGCGTGCGTTTCGATTCGGAGTCATCGCCGGGCAGGCTCGCACCGGCGCGGAGTGGACAGCGACCGCGCGGCGGGCCGAGGAGCTGGGCTATGACATCCTGCTCATCCCGGACACCCTGTTCACCCTCTCGCCGTTCGCGGCCCTCGCCGCGGCCGCCGCGGCGACCAGTTCGCTGCGCGTCGGCACCTATGTCCTGAACACCGCGAACCGCACCCCGGCGCACGTCGCCTGGGAGACCCGCAGCCTCCAGACGATCAGTGACGGCCGGTTCGAGCTCGGCGTCGGCGGCGGCCGGCCCAACGGCCAGGCGGACACCGCCGCGCTCGGCGGCATGTGGGGCACCCCGGCAGACCGGCTGGCCCGGACCGCTGACGTGATCGCCGCCGCCCGGGACCTGCCGATCCCGCCGGAGGTGCTCGTCGCGGCGTCGAAACCGGGCATGATGCGGCTCGCCGCCGAACAGGCGGACACGGTGACGTTCGGCCTGCCGCCGGCCACCACGCCGACCGAGCTGTTCCGTGCCGCGGACGCGTTCCGGTCGATGGCGAACCGGGCCGACCAGGTCGAGCTGCTGGTCGGGGTGACCGCGTTCGCGCCGACCATCTTCGCCCTGCCGGACTGGCTGTCCCGCCAGGTCGGCGGCGACCCGCAGGAGATGGCCGCGTCCGGCGCCGCCACGTTCCTGATCGGCGACGCCGACCACGCCGCCGAGGAGCTGCGCCGGCGTCGTGCGGAGGGCGGCTTCTCGTACTTCG